A region from the bacterium genome encodes:
- the sufC gene encoding Fe-S cluster assembly ATPase SufC has protein sequence MLRIENLTANIGDKPILKGIDLAIKPGEVHAIMGPNGSGKSTLSQVLAGNETFAVTGGSVTYNGRDLLELDATERALEGIFLAFQYPVEIPGFSNEKFLRTALNAQRRHRGESELDAFDFNQLAQEKMKLLQLDPGLMGRSLNVGFSGGEKKRNEMFQMAMLEPSLAILDETDSGLDIDALRIVAEGVNALRGPERSVLMITHYQRLLDYIVPDFVHVLAGGRIVRSGGKELALELEKHGYGWLEEAAAGGEVAR, from the coding sequence ATGCTGCGCATCGAGAACCTGACCGCCAACATCGGGGACAAGCCGATCCTCAAGGGCATCGACCTCGCCATCAAGCCCGGCGAGGTGCACGCCATCATGGGTCCCAACGGTTCGGGCAAGAGCACGCTGAGCCAGGTGCTCGCCGGCAACGAGACCTTCGCGGTGACCGGCGGTTCGGTCACCTACAATGGCCGCGACCTGCTCGAGCTGGACGCCACCGAGCGCGCCCTCGAGGGCATCTTCCTCGCCTTCCAGTACCCGGTGGAGATCCCGGGCTTCAGCAACGAGAAGTTCCTGCGCACGGCCCTGAACGCCCAGCGCCGGCACCGCGGCGAGTCGGAACTCGACGCTTTCGACTTCAACCAGCTCGCCCAGGAGAAGATGAAGCTCCTGCAGCTCGACCCGGGCCTCATGGGCCGCTCGCTCAACGTCGGCTTCTCCGGCGGGGAGAAGAAACGCAACGAGATGTTCCAGATGGCCATGCTCGAGCCGAGCCTGGCGATCCTGGACGAGACCGACTCCGGGCTCGACATCGACGCCCTGCGCATCGTGGCCGAGGGCGTCAACGCCCTGCGCGGCCCCGAGCGCTCGGTGCTCATGATCACCCACTACCAGCGCCTGCTCGACTACATCGTGCCCGACTTCGTGCACGTGCTCGCCGGCGGCCGCATCGTCCGGTCGGGCGGCAAGGAATTGGCCCTGGAGCTCGAGAAGCACGGCTACGGCTGGCTCGAGGAGGCCGCCGCGGGCGGGGAGGTGGCCCGGTGA